A single region of the Dehalococcoides mccartyi genome encodes:
- a CDS encoding MarR family winged helix-turn-helix transcriptional regulator: MDLLNVFPDANRNMVMKLVIIYRALYKAVGKEIADLDLTTDQDSLLQTIAAKGSLTLAEIAQVLVREPTSVTQFVNRLEARRYLEKEKIEGSNLKIVLGENAKRNWNPELAAKVLDKVMNTLTKEEKVQLNEILNRLVKSSIEELDALYRSPFIID, encoded by the coding sequence TTGGATTTACTGAATGTTTTTCCTGATGCCAACAGAAACATGGTAATGAAACTGGTAATTATATACAGGGCCTTATATAAAGCCGTGGGGAAAGAAATTGCAGATTTAGATTTGACTACAGATCAGGATTCCCTTTTACAAACAATCGCGGCTAAGGGATCTTTAACCTTGGCTGAGATAGCTCAAGTTTTGGTCAGAGAGCCGACATCTGTTACTCAATTTGTTAACCGTTTGGAAGCAAGAAGGTATTTAGAAAAAGAGAAGATTGAGGGTTCTAACCTGAAAATAGTGCTCGGCGAGAATGCAAAAAGAAATTGGAATCCTGAATTAGCTGCTAAGGTCTTGGACAAAGTTATGAATACTTTGACTAAGGAAGAAAAAGTGCAACTTAATGAAATACTTAATAGATTGGTTAAATCTTCAATCGAGGAATTAGATGCTCTGTATAGGTCGCCCTTTATAATAGACTGA
- a CDS encoding helix-turn-helix transcriptional regulator: MNLQENNNSPAVYPVSGKPQDTGSCLKPIPLTVEGQTDEVEIALRERVKELNCLYGIFQLAERHHSSLNRFLFELSNFLPNAWQYPDITKAKIVFRGHSFLSTGFQISKWNQSSPVLLNGELMGECTIYYTEERPVIYEGPFLKEERILLNNVAVQIGNLAGRIAIDEELEEINRQLKLERQALQEANTALKVILSRGEAARQDIYNDINQNVDKILKPILLSLEAQLPPSQKIYTQLILSNLEGISSSFVTSLTGVCNCLSPVEIAVSNMIKNGLTTKEIASLRGVSAATINRHRENIRRKFKIINQSVNLSTFLQSNLNILE; the protein is encoded by the coding sequence ATGAATCTTCAAGAGAATAATAATTCTCCGGCAGTTTACCCTGTATCGGGCAAGCCTCAGGATACTGGTTCTTGTCTGAAGCCGATTCCGCTAACTGTTGAAGGTCAAACTGATGAAGTTGAAATAGCTTTGCGGGAGCGGGTTAAAGAACTGAACTGCCTGTATGGCATTTTTCAGCTGGCAGAGCGCCACCATTCCTCTTTAAACCGATTCCTGTTTGAGCTTTCCAATTTTCTACCTAATGCCTGGCAGTATCCTGATATCACCAAAGCTAAAATAGTTTTTAGAGGACACTCCTTTTTATCCACCGGTTTTCAGATTAGCAAATGGAACCAATCCTCTCCGGTTTTGTTAAATGGCGAACTGATGGGTGAGTGTACTATTTACTACACCGAGGAGCGCCCTGTTATTTACGAAGGCCCATTCCTTAAAGAGGAACGGATTTTGCTCAATAACGTTGCCGTGCAGATTGGCAATTTAGCTGGACGTATTGCCATAGATGAGGAATTGGAGGAGATTAACCGCCAGCTTAAACTGGAGCGACAGGCGTTACAGGAAGCAAATACGGCTTTGAAGGTTATTTTGTCTCGGGGTGAAGCTGCTCGGCAAGACATATATAATGATATCAACCAGAACGTTGACAAGATATTAAAACCTATTCTCCTGTCATTGGAGGCTCAACTTCCTCCTTCACAGAAGATCTATACCCAGCTGATTCTTTCGAATTTGGAGGGAATAAGTTCCTCCTTTGTGACAAGCCTAACTGGAGTTTGTAACTGCCTGTCACCCGTAGAGATTGCTGTTTCCAATATGATCAAAAACGGGCTAACTACCAAAGAAATTGCCAGTTTGAGGGGTGTTTCGGCCGCTACCATAAACCGTCATCGTGAGAATATCAGGCGCAAGTTTAAAATTATCAATCAAAGTGTCAATCTGTCGACTTTTTTGCAGTCTAATCTGAATATTTTGGAATAA
- a CDS encoding helix-turn-helix domain-containing protein yields MIVKKFISETKTAQASNNLSLICKPLEGQDEKCTLSVQEVAKLLGVSKSMIYELVHTGQIHSIRFVRRILLPKRKLEEIIERLGL; encoded by the coding sequence ATGATTGTTAAAAAATTTATCTCGGAAACTAAGACAGCGCAAGCAAGTAATAATCTAAGTTTGATATGCAAACCATTGGAAGGTCAAGATGAAAAATGTACTTTATCTGTTCAAGAAGTGGCTAAGCTGTTAGGAGTTAGTAAAAGCATGATCTATGAACTAGTTCACACTGGACAAATCCATAGTATCAGATTTGTCCGCAGGATATTGCTTCCTAAAAGAAAATTGGAAGAAATAATAGAAAGATTGGGATTATGA
- a CDS encoding adenosylcobinamide amidohydrolase: MISELKTDTCYKELGCFHGVKAGIVYHKALGAATNTLVIELPEERNMLSTRTGLGKAKYILNTHIPPELWNFMHDNSADWQTAYSVVLEEVLKRYGTDLDNVSFLSTGVDQDNIAWAEETYEEFWVLAFATAGVKTNAMRIGCDAASGIERNGKFEKIGTINIILLTGSTLETPTLASSYITLTEAKNVALQELDIRSAVHSEWQATGTGTDQIISVSGTGDKYTYVGGHTKLGEMMAKSATRAVRQAIRNCRGY; encoded by the coding sequence ATGATATCTGAACTTAAAACAGATACCTGTTATAAAGAACTGGGCTGTTTCCACGGGGTAAAAGCGGGCATTGTTTACCACAAAGCTCTGGGAGCAGCTACCAATACCTTGGTAATAGAACTGCCGGAAGAAAGGAATATGCTCTCCACCCGCACCGGTCTTGGTAAAGCCAAGTATATACTGAATACTCACATACCCCCCGAACTCTGGAATTTTATGCACGACAACTCAGCAGACTGGCAGACGGCCTACTCGGTCGTACTTGAAGAAGTCCTTAAAAGATACGGTACAGACCTGGATAATGTCTCATTCCTGTCCACCGGGGTAGACCAGGATAATATAGCCTGGGCGGAAGAAACCTATGAGGAGTTTTGGGTACTTGCCTTTGCTACCGCCGGGGTAAAGACCAACGCTATGCGGATAGGCTGTGATGCGGCAAGCGGGATAGAACGTAACGGCAAGTTTGAGAAGATAGGCACGATAAATATCATACTGCTTACCGGCTCAACTCTGGAAACGCCCACTCTTGCTTCATCGTATATTACCCTGACCGAGGCTAAGAATGTGGCCTTGCAGGAGCTGGACATACGGAGTGCGGTACACTCTGAATGGCAGGCAACCGGTACAGGAACAGACCAGATAATCAGTGTATCGGGTACAGGGGATAAGTATACCTATGTGGGCGGACATACCAAGCTGGGTGAAATGATGGCTAAATCTGCCACCAGGGCGGTCAGACAGGCTATCAGGAACTGTCGCGGATACTAG
- a CDS encoding reductive dehalogenase — translation MSNFHTTFSRRDFIKALGLAGTGMGAASTTPVFHDIDELMAKNSASQKHPWWVKERDYLNPTTEINWDAMERFQAHTLWAHLAPSEVHTNIEDAMGVYQAGIEKDKQGWLNELPGHDCRAQSLYNIGWIHPYSVYTGARGVFLGENILMPQDRGLPIWKGNLDENASMMRALAMECGASQVAFGEIIEGKTKQLINQTTCEYGPEVTIEFEDVDKPYVDVHGDLPSNSNPLYTGKGSRGYFPVGPQGKLVIPNNMRWVIIMTIRQRLDFVRTAPSLIASSDSAKAYDQIQITNYRVKAFLRGIGYYGVGGATFGLTCARPGWATLFGLGELSRMHEAITPEYGPLIRSTIIIPTNLPLPPSNPIDFGANRFCHTCKKCANSCPVNAIYSETDPDFIRTPENAAGGITTAKHLQPTFFNNSPGYKRWPLNHYACAQQWQSIGTDCAICQGNCVFSKEPNALIHEFVKPMIANTKIFNSFFYNMDEAFGYGIVSEEHWDDFWKVTPNVSFNDMHY, via the coding sequence ATGAGTAATTTCCATACCACCTTTAGCCGTCGGGATTTTATAAAAGCTTTAGGTTTAGCCGGAACGGGTATGGGGGCAGCTTCAACTACTCCAGTTTTCCACGATATTGACGAACTCATGGCAAAAAATTCAGCTTCGCAGAAGCATCCTTGGTGGGTCAAAGAACGTGATTACTTGAATCCCACAACTGAAATTAACTGGGATGCTATGGAACGTTTCCAAGCACACACTCTATGGGCACATTTGGCTCCTAGTGAAGTACATACAAACATTGAAGATGCCATGGGTGTATACCAAGCCGGGATAGAAAAAGACAAACAAGGCTGGCTAAACGAATTGCCGGGACATGATTGCAGGGCTCAATCTTTATACAATATCGGTTGGATACACCCCTACTCTGTATATACAGGTGCAAGAGGAGTGTTTTTAGGTGAAAATATATTAATGCCTCAGGATAGGGGATTACCTATCTGGAAAGGCAATTTGGATGAAAATGCTTCGATGATGCGGGCTCTGGCTATGGAATGCGGAGCATCTCAGGTGGCATTTGGAGAGATAATTGAAGGCAAAACCAAGCAGCTCATCAACCAGACAACTTGCGAGTATGGGCCAGAGGTAACTATTGAATTTGAGGATGTAGATAAACCATATGTTGATGTACACGGTGATTTGCCGTCTAACTCAAACCCGTTATATACGGGAAAAGGTTCACGCGGTTATTTCCCCGTCGGTCCACAAGGGAAATTGGTGATTCCCAATAATATGAGATGGGTTATTATTATGACCATCCGGCAAAGACTGGATTTTGTTAGAACAGCGCCTTCATTGATTGCTTCATCAGATAGTGCAAAAGCTTATGATCAAATCCAAATCACAAACTATAGAGTCAAAGCTTTCCTGCGAGGTATTGGATACTATGGTGTAGGAGGAGCAACTTTTGGTTTAACCTGTGCGAGACCAGGTTGGGCAACCTTGTTCGGTTTAGGAGAACTAAGCCGGATGCATGAAGCAATAACCCCCGAGTACGGCCCGTTAATCAGATCCACTATAATAATTCCCACTAATCTGCCATTACCGCCCTCAAATCCCATCGATTTTGGTGCAAACAGATTCTGTCATACTTGTAAAAAATGTGCCAATTCATGCCCTGTTAATGCTATTTACAGTGAAACTGATCCGGATTTTATCAGAACACCTGAGAACGCAGCGGGTGGTATAACCACCGCAAAACACCTGCAACCCACCTTTTTTAATAACAGCCCCGGCTACAAACGCTGGCCACTAAATCACTACGCTTGTGCCCAGCAGTGGCAATCCATTGGCACTGATTGTGCCATCTGCCAGGGCAATTGCGTATTTAGTAAAGAGCCAAATGCTTTGATACATGAATTCGTTAAACCGATGATCGCCAATACCAAAATCTTTAACAGCTTCTTCTACAACATGGACGAGGCGTTTGGCTATGGAATTGTTTCAGAAGAACATTGGGATGATTTCTGGAAAGTAACACCAAATGTGTCATTTAACGATATGCATTACTAA
- a CDS encoding TrlF family AAA-like ATPase — MTTDFQGLRWKKIDLHFHSPGSGDDYQERGATPEMIISRAKKHGLDALAVTDHNTGIWIDSLKTAARGSGIVVFPGVEITVMGGERNVHVLAIFDPSKGMAHVHDFLAQIDITEEKRGRKDALATGDVNQVINKITEAEGVALLAHCDSSSGVVKEMKGQARISIIRNQNLLGAEITKDETMAFFDGEDPNYQRKLACIKCSDSHSLREIGSKSSYFKIGTMSIGALRQCFYDPQTRIRIIDPPNVQCPMVLDLHVDKGFFNGLRAKFHPGMNAILGGKGVGKSLVVEFVRFALNQPSYVHDIQTDLKSKLENQLGLGGKITIHVKTASGINYIVERQFDGDTNPIQVTDSSDGSAFQGDITKVFPILAYSQNEVIDISRDTGIQLRSIDRLVDLDTLRRPIQEAQDNLASNVEEYISSLLAKDKVQELDASIATINAQIKELDNMLADPMYKEGKDWNNKVALINLVNAASQKLRQQIEQSVNPESVPAVPGLPDGEQDTDLKGYRDKVSAAADSLVSNVKVSLKAFDDALLLAQKDRSEFDKRKGEWDKKFEAFLKTAGGQQEALSKQRKGLAENLDNIVSQRDEFNLKASFFETHRVKRETLLDTLDKARQDLFVARSNIYEDLTKKSDERLQLTLEQNGNRQAFIEGLTEITRGLSIGQKFKEQLVKNMMPREFVAAVLRKDKTELETKGLLTAAASSKIVDSIIGNETLLRQLLSIPYECLPEDVPNIQYRKEDEQYYPLTQLSVGQKCTALLLIALSEGSMPIIIDQPEDALDVATVYHDIVQRLRQRKDQRQFVITTHNSNVAVSSDSDMFHILKGTATSGEIVCAGAIDLELVARQVVDHLEGGVEPYKLRGRKYNVR, encoded by the coding sequence ATGACTACCGATTTTCAAGGTCTCAGGTGGAAGAAAATAGATCTTCACTTTCACAGTCCAGGATCAGGTGATGACTATCAAGAGCGCGGAGCAACGCCTGAAATGATAATCTCTAGGGCAAAGAAACACGGATTAGATGCTCTGGCTGTTACGGACCACAATACCGGTATTTGGATCGACTCATTGAAGACCGCAGCTCGTGGAAGTGGCATAGTCGTCTTTCCAGGTGTCGAGATAACAGTGATGGGCGGCGAACGAAACGTCCACGTCCTGGCTATTTTCGATCCTTCAAAAGGTATGGCACATGTTCATGATTTTCTAGCGCAGATTGACATTACCGAAGAAAAGAGGGGACGGAAAGACGCACTTGCTACAGGTGACGTTAACCAAGTCATTAACAAGATAACCGAAGCTGAGGGAGTTGCATTATTAGCTCATTGCGATTCATCCTCAGGGGTTGTCAAGGAAATGAAGGGGCAAGCGAGGATTAGCATAATTAGAAATCAAAATTTGCTAGGTGCTGAGATTACAAAAGACGAGACTATGGCTTTTTTCGACGGTGAAGATCCTAATTACCAGAGAAAACTCGCCTGCATTAAGTGCTCAGATAGTCATTCACTGCGTGAAATAGGCAGTAAGAGCTCGTACTTTAAGATTGGAACAATGTCGATTGGTGCACTTCGGCAGTGCTTCTATGACCCACAGACACGGATCAGAATTATCGACCCGCCCAACGTCCAATGCCCGATGGTTCTGGATTTACATGTCGACAAAGGCTTTTTCAATGGTCTGCGTGCCAAGTTTCATCCCGGTATGAACGCAATCCTAGGCGGAAAAGGAGTCGGCAAGTCCCTTGTTGTGGAGTTTGTTAGGTTTGCACTCAATCAACCTTCATATGTTCACGATATTCAAACCGATTTAAAGAGTAAACTCGAAAATCAACTAGGTCTCGGGGGTAAAATCACCATCCATGTCAAAACTGCCTCAGGTATTAATTATATAGTCGAAAGGCAATTCGACGGTGATACTAATCCAATTCAAGTTACTGATTCATCTGATGGGAGTGCCTTCCAAGGAGATATAACGAAAGTATTCCCGATACTCGCATATAGCCAAAATGAAGTAATCGATATTTCTCGTGATACCGGCATCCAATTACGTTCGATCGATAGGTTAGTTGACCTTGATACATTACGCCGGCCAATTCAGGAAGCGCAAGATAATCTTGCATCGAATGTTGAGGAGTATATAAGTTCTCTGCTCGCGAAGGACAAGGTTCAAGAACTTGATGCGAGCATTGCTACTATCAACGCTCAAATCAAAGAGTTGGATAATATGCTTGCAGATCCGATGTACAAAGAAGGAAAGGATTGGAATAATAAAGTCGCTTTGATAAATTTGGTCAATGCGGCTTCCCAAAAACTTCGGCAACAAATTGAACAAAGCGTTAACCCGGAGTCGGTGCCGGCGGTTCCTGGACTACCGGACGGAGAACAAGATACTGATCTGAAAGGTTATCGAGACAAAGTATCGGCGGCGGCTGATAGCTTGGTATCAAATGTCAAGGTATCATTGAAAGCTTTCGATGATGCTTTGCTATTGGCCCAAAAGGATCGCTCTGAATTTGACAAAAGAAAGGGCGAATGGGATAAAAAATTCGAAGCCTTCCTGAAGACAGCCGGTGGCCAGCAAGAAGCTCTGTCGAAACAGCGCAAAGGGCTAGCTGAGAACCTAGATAATATAGTCTCCCAGCGAGATGAGTTCAATCTGAAAGCATCTTTCTTTGAGACTCACCGTGTAAAAAGAGAAACTTTGTTGGATACATTGGATAAAGCCAGACAGGACCTTTTCGTAGCTAGGTCGAATATTTATGAAGATCTAACCAAGAAAAGCGATGAACGACTTCAATTGACGTTAGAACAAAATGGTAACCGTCAAGCGTTTATAGAAGGGTTAACCGAAATCACCCGTGGACTATCCATAGGTCAGAAATTTAAGGAACAACTTGTGAAGAATATGATGCCGAGGGAGTTTGTGGCTGCTGTATTAAGAAAAGACAAGACGGAGTTAGAAACAAAAGGATTACTGACCGCCGCGGCTTCCTCAAAGATTGTAGATTCGATAATAGGGAATGAAACGCTATTGCGTCAGCTGTTGTCCATCCCGTATGAATGTTTACCCGAGGACGTTCCCAACATCCAATACCGAAAAGAAGATGAGCAATATTATCCACTTACCCAGTTATCGGTGGGACAAAAGTGTACCGCTCTCCTGCTCATCGCTTTGTCTGAAGGGTCAATGCCTATCATCATTGACCAGCCAGAAGATGCGCTCGACGTGGCTACCGTTTATCACGACATAGTTCAGCGTCTGCGGCAAAGGAAAGACCAACGGCAATTTGTAATCACGACCCACAATTCGAATGTTGCAGTTTCCTCAGACTCCGATATGTTCCACATATTGAAGGGGACGGCTACTTCTGGAGAAATTGTCTGTGCCGGAGCAATCGACCTAGAACTAGTCGCTAGACAGGTGGTTGACCATCTGGAAGGAGGGGTTGAACCGTATAAACTACGAGGAAGGAAATACAATGTCCGGTAA
- a CDS encoding helix-turn-helix domain-containing protein has translation MVRKKIEKSETKIECGFLSFSEAQEFLGISHQTIYNLIKKGLPSYKLGNKRVFIKEDLINWVKSQKSSP, from the coding sequence ATGGTTAGAAAGAAAATAGAGAAGTCAGAAACGAAGATTGAGTGCGGTTTTTTATCTTTTTCAGAGGCTCAGGAGTTTCTGGGTATTAGTCACCAGACAATTTATAATCTGATTAAGAAAGGCCTGCCTTCATATAAGCTGGGGAATAAGCGGGTGTTCATAAAAGAGGATCTGATTAACTGGGTAAAATCCCAAAAATCATCGCCATAG
- a CDS encoding 7-cyano-7-deazaguanine synthase, which yields MTDPSLETIFEGSGSTESAPRVVTCNGASPTESLTNPALSLEYRVGMQEKNITIQLPRFVRQAFRLPDRILDLLEIAGYIYAADRLISRGPRDAVEYHNWARRLHFIVKVRDYSFWNDASVQHKLAEALVFMTGDKEYEFTFQAGHSTPPTSMFDDPGIVLPEDGNLRVMLFSGGLDSLAGAVDLLEESKDVICLVSHQSQPGTIKTQNGLFQALKDTYSDRVRHYQFKCSLVSTLNKAVEETQRTRAFLYTSIAYAIASSQHDPRFYVHENGVTSLNFARRQDGINARTSRTTHPRTLSLLQDFFSLVHGSKVQIETPFLFKTKSDIFRELSTHNRENLIPSAVSCSKTFLNRKQASHCGGCFQCVDRRLASYASELETVDESGIYNHDLIKEPNNAEEKTCLIDYIRQARLFAESTLESFSYDYLNELTYLGEPVSRLYPSLDEETAITNIWELCNRHGLEINKALKRIQRLHDEPYQERPKDSLLAIMGEQTYLKEPVIRLIETICDQLDKAIPTLFQRNLPLNEADLNDKIQSVINANRNDYEREHPGIRFALATTIPDHSFSELDLVIETKYIRRQTTPSKASEGIAADITKYGSNDYKMLFVVYDHDRAIKDDGRFISDFEKTGKCAVRIFR from the coding sequence ATGACAGACCCTTCCCTTGAAACTATCTTTGAAGGTTCCGGCTCGACAGAGTCAGCCCCAAGAGTTGTTACATGCAATGGTGCCTCTCCGACTGAGTCTCTAACTAACCCAGCACTGTCACTCGAATATCGTGTTGGCATGCAAGAGAAGAATATCACCATTCAGTTGCCACGGTTCGTTCGCCAAGCATTCCGTTTGCCCGACCGGATTTTAGATTTACTGGAAATAGCAGGATATATTTACGCGGCCGACAGGTTGATATCTCGTGGCCCCCGAGACGCCGTTGAATATCACAACTGGGCTAGACGACTTCATTTTATTGTGAAAGTTCGCGACTACAGTTTTTGGAACGATGCCTCAGTTCAACACAAATTGGCTGAAGCACTGGTTTTCATGACTGGCGACAAAGAATACGAATTCACGTTTCAAGCCGGGCATTCCACTCCTCCTACAAGCATGTTCGATGACCCGGGTATCGTTTTGCCCGAAGATGGGAATTTGAGAGTGATGCTCTTTTCTGGAGGGTTGGACTCTCTTGCAGGAGCTGTAGATTTACTCGAAGAGTCCAAAGACGTTATCTGCCTTGTTAGTCACCAAAGCCAGCCAGGGACTATAAAAACACAGAACGGGCTATTTCAAGCACTAAAAGACACTTATTCTGATCGTGTCAGGCACTACCAATTTAAGTGTAGCTTGGTTTCAACTCTTAACAAAGCGGTCGAAGAGACGCAGCGTACCCGAGCCTTTCTGTACACGTCAATTGCCTATGCCATTGCGAGTTCTCAACATGATCCTCGGTTTTATGTGCACGAAAATGGTGTTACCTCCCTTAATTTCGCAAGAAGGCAAGATGGGATTAATGCCAGGACTAGCAGGACTACGCATCCCAGAACTCTCTCCTTGCTTCAAGACTTTTTCTCGCTGGTACACGGTTCAAAGGTTCAAATCGAAACACCATTCCTATTCAAAACAAAATCAGATATTTTTAGAGAACTGAGTACGCACAACCGCGAAAATTTAATACCAAGCGCTGTGTCTTGTAGCAAGACTTTTCTAAATCGGAAGCAGGCAAGTCATTGCGGAGGATGCTTTCAATGTGTAGATAGGCGATTAGCGAGCTATGCATCTGAGCTTGAGACAGTCGATGAGTCTGGTATATACAACCATGATTTGATAAAAGAACCAAACAACGCTGAAGAAAAGACTTGCCTTATTGACTACATCCGGCAAGCACGACTGTTCGCTGAATCGACATTAGAGAGTTTTTCTTATGATTATCTCAATGAACTTACATATCTTGGTGAACCCGTTTCTCGATTGTACCCCTCTTTGGACGAAGAGACTGCGATTACAAATATCTGGGAGTTGTGCAACAGACATGGGTTAGAGATTAATAAGGCGCTGAAGAGAATTCAAAGGTTGCACGATGAACCGTATCAAGAAAGACCCAAAGATTCGCTATTAGCCATCATGGGTGAACAAACATATTTGAAGGAACCCGTAATAAGATTAATCGAAACAATTTGTGACCAACTAGACAAAGCAATTCCAACCCTTTTTCAACGGAATCTGCCTTTAAACGAGGCTGACCTTAATGACAAGATTCAATCGGTTATTAACGCCAATCGGAACGATTACGAACGAGAGCATCCTGGCATAAGGTTCGCATTAGCTACAACGATACCTGACCACTCATTTAGTGAGTTGGATCTCGTGATCGAAACGAAATATATCCGAAGACAAACAACACCAAGCAAAGCCTCCGAGGGCATTGCTGCGGATATCACCAAGTATGGAAGCAATGATTATAAGATGCTTTTTGTTGTGTATGACCACGATAGAGCGATTAAGGACGACGGCAGATTCATCAGCGATTTCGAGAAAACAGGAAAGTGTGCGGTAAGGATTTTTAGATAG
- a CDS encoding reductive dehalogenase, whose amino-acid sequence MNNYHNTLSRRDFMKGLGLTTAGLGSLTVASPVFHDLDELSAFKSFETEKRPWWVKERDYLDMTTEVDWDMKKRWPDANYDNFMAHLGPQEALKRIADMTTQRQQNILSDKAGHGLRDYVLGRTGWSTMLALMPLYWSSRELETFDLSPSIPELPVNGTLFLLNNENLNVPKWEGTLEENANMVRSIVRWAGGSTVGFGQIDEKTIKLIFENEASMTPGAPPQQIVFEDVEHPYQTDTKKVIPTKCKYVITTTIREDVDLVRYAPSEINGGTISKAYSQNSSTAVRVNTFLRGIGYNSVASGPAFMVPNVAWAVVTGLGELNRMKSSFTPENGPAIRNTLVFLTDLPLPVTNPIDAGMNRFCYDCGKCAEACPASAINSEREPSWDIVSASDQRGNPVHLNPSLFNNPGHKSWFTNHFACSNYWVESCSMGCGICVSRCVFSKLNPSSIHEVVKGAVATTPVFNSFFVKMDNLFGYNKFSAEDQTDFWDNPDKWQPLSNWKTNY is encoded by the coding sequence ATGAACAATTACCACAATACGCTTAGCAGGCGTGATTTCATGAAAGGTTTGGGCTTGACTACCGCTGGTTTAGGATCGCTGACCGTAGCTTCACCAGTATTCCACGATCTAGATGAACTTTCTGCCTTTAAGAGTTTTGAAACTGAGAAAAGACCATGGTGGGTTAAAGAGAGAGATTATCTTGATATGACTACCGAGGTAGATTGGGACATGAAGAAAAGATGGCCCGATGCCAACTATGATAATTTCATGGCGCATCTCGGTCCGCAAGAGGCTCTGAAGCGCATCGCCGATATGACGACTCAGAGACAACAAAACATACTGTCCGATAAAGCCGGTCATGGTTTACGAGATTACGTTTTGGGTAGGACAGGTTGGAGTACCATGCTAGCCCTAATGCCTCTTTATTGGAGCAGTCGTGAACTCGAGACGTTTGATCTTAGCCCCAGCATACCGGAATTACCCGTCAATGGCACTCTGTTCCTTCTTAATAATGAAAACCTGAATGTGCCAAAGTGGGAAGGAACACTTGAAGAAAATGCAAATATGGTCCGCTCAATTGTGAGATGGGCAGGTGGATCTACTGTAGGTTTCGGGCAGATAGATGAAAAAACCATAAAACTGATCTTCGAGAATGAAGCCAGCATGACCCCCGGCGCTCCTCCGCAGCAAATCGTTTTCGAAGACGTTGAGCATCCCTATCAGACAGATACAAAGAAAGTTATACCCACAAAATGCAAGTATGTCATAACCACAACTATAAGGGAAGATGTTGATCTTGTCAGATATGCTCCCAGCGAAATAAATGGTGGCACTATCTCCAAAGCATATAGCCAAAATTCGTCTACAGCAGTAAGGGTAAATACCTTTTTAAGAGGGATTGGTTACAACAGCGTAGCCAGCGGACCGGCATTTATGGTTCCGAATGTAGCTTGGGCAGTAGTCACTGGGTTAGGGGAATTAAACCGAATGAAGAGCAGTTTCACTCCTGAAAATGGCCCCGCCATAAGAAACACATTGGTTTTTTTGACAGACTTACCTCTCCCAGTTACCAATCCCATAGATGCTGGTATGAATCGTTTTTGTTATGACTGCGGTAAATGTGCGGAAGCCTGCCCTGCAAGTGCGATTAACTCTGAAAGAGAACCTTCATGGGATATTGTATCTGCCAGTGACCAAAGAGGCAACCCTGTACATCTTAACCCGAGTCTCTTTAATAATCCCGGTCATAAGTCTTGGTTCACCAACCATTTTGCCTGCAGCAATTATTGGGTGGAATCGTGTTCAATGGGCTGTGGTATTTGTGTTTCCAGATGTGTATTCAGCAAACTTAACCCATCTTCAATCCACGAGGTTGTAAAGGGTGCAGTAGCTACTACTCCGGTGTTTAACAGTTTCTTCGTAAAAATGGATAACCTGTTCGGCTATAACAAATTCTCTGCAGAAGATCAGACTGACTTCTGGGATAACCCGGATAAATGGCAACCCCTGAGTAACTGGAAAACCAATTATTAG